From a single Clostridium isatidis genomic region:
- a CDS encoding methylglyoxal synthase, giving the protein MLRTIKKRKNIALIAHDGKKEEIIQWCDRNKSILEKHNLCGTGTTARMISERTNLDVKGYSSGPLGGDQQVGAKIVEGDIDFVVFFSDPLLAQPHDPDVKALLRIAQVYDIPIANNVATADFIINSKYMDEEYEHKVIDYNKNIIDRAKVL; this is encoded by the coding sequence ATGCTGAGAACAATTAAAAAAAGAAAAAATATAGCTTTAATTGCTCATGATGGTAAAAAAGAAGAAATAATACAATGGTGCGATAGAAATAAAAGTATTTTAGAAAAGCATAATCTTTGTGGAACAGGTACAACTGCAAGAATGATATCTGAGAGAACAAATTTAGATGTAAAAGGATATAGCAGTGGACCTTTAGGTGGAGATCAACAAGTAGGGGCAAAAATTGTTGAAGGAGATATTGACTTTGTAGTATTCTTTTCAGATCCATTATTAGCTCAGCCTCATGATCCTGATGTAAAAGCACTGTTAAGAATTGCACAGGTTTATGATATTCCAATTGCAAACAATGTTGCTACTGCGGATTTTATTATAAATTCTAAATATATGGATGAAGAATATGAACATAAGGTTATAGATTATAATAAGAACATAATAGATAGAGCGAAAGTGTTGTAA
- a CDS encoding V-type ATP synthase subunit C: MDTMKFTQAVSRIWVLEKRLLDKAKIERMIEAVSAEEVLKILNDTEYANFLVNVKRPEDYEEMLSSELSRVYNLVYELSPVKDIVKIFSLKYDYHNIKVLLKEKVLNQDLSHMLINLGDLDLKEIKNKINGDNYKTLSGNIGKGVIEALEAFGQTKDPQKIDVIIDKYMFKELLEINKSLNYKFIDNLVKAIIDSTNIRTLLRLKKQNKNRDFAEEVIFDGGAIEKNKLISLLNETPENIMSKLKTTIYSDLIEEGFEGYIKTNSAGLLEKLSDNYIMELMKKSKLVTFGPEKIISYIYAKETEIKVIRIIMVAKLNNIAEEVLRERLRDIYG, translated from the coding sequence ATGGATACAATGAAGTTTACCCAAGCTGTATCAAGAATATGGGTCTTAGAAAAAAGACTCCTTGATAAGGCTAAAATAGAGAGAATGATAGAAGCTGTTTCAGCAGAGGAAGTGCTAAAAATTCTGAATGATACAGAATATGCTAATTTCTTAGTAAATGTCAAAAGACCAGAAGACTATGAAGAAATGTTAAGTTCAGAATTAAGTAGAGTATATAATTTAGTATATGAGTTATCTCCAGTTAAAGATATAGTTAAAATTTTCAGTTTAAAATATGACTATCATAATATAAAAGTTCTTTTAAAGGAAAAAGTTCTTAATCAAGATTTATCTCATATGTTGATAAATTTAGGGGATTTAGATCTAAAAGAAATTAAAAACAAGATAAATGGAGATAATTATAAAACTTTAAGTGGAAATATAGGAAAAGGTGTAATAGAAGCTTTAGAAGCCTTTGGTCAGACTAAGGATCCACAAAAGATAGATGTAATTATTGATAAGTATATGTTTAAGGAATTATTAGAAATAAATAAGAGCTTAAACTATAAATTTATCGATAATTTAGTAAAGGCTATTATAGATTCTACTAATATTAGAACCTTACTTAGACTAAAGAAACAGAATAAGAATAGAGATTTTGCTGAAGAAGTAATATTTGATGGTGGTGCAATTGAAAAAAATAAATTGATTTCATTATTAAATGAAACACCAGAAAATATTATGAGTAAGCTAAAGACTACAATATATTCTGATCTAATAGAAGAAGGTTTTGAAGGATATATTAAAACAAACTCAGCAGGCTTATTAGAGAAGCTAAGCGATAATTATATTATGGAATTAATGAAAAAATCAAAATTAGTTACTTTTGGACCAGAAAAAATAATATCCTATATCTATGCAAAGGAAACAGAAATTAAAGTTATAAGAATAATAATGGTTGCCAAGCTAAATAATATTGCTGAGGAAGTATTAAGGGAAAGGCTGCGTGATATATATGGATAG
- a CDS encoding V-type ATP synthase subunit D — protein sequence MARLNVNPNRMELSGLKKRLATAKRGHKLLKDKQDELMRQFINLIKYNNELRKEVEAELQASLKNFVMARAVMSSEFLEEAIVYPKESISVEVERKNIMSVNVPKMTFKRQLEDEEGSIYPYGFANTSSELDDSIAKLYNILPKLLELAEVEKSTQLMSDEIEKTRRRVNALEYMTIPSLEETIRYIRMKLDENERSNLTRLMKVKDLIKDR from the coding sequence ATGGCTAGATTAAACGTCAATCCCAATAGAATGGAGTTGTCTGGTTTAAAGAAGAGACTGGCAACTGCCAAAAGAGGGCATAAGCTGTTAAAAGATAAGCAAGATGAGCTTATGAGGCAGTTTATAAATCTTATAAAGTATAACAATGAATTAAGGAAAGAGGTAGAAGCAGAGCTTCAAGCCTCCCTTAAAAATTTTGTTATGGCTAGAGCAGTAATGAGCTCAGAATTTCTAGAAGAAGCAATTGTTTATCCAAAGGAAAGCATATCAGTTGAAGTTGAAAGAAAGAACATAATGAGTGTTAATGTTCCTAAAATGACTTTTAAGAGGCAGCTTGAAGATGAGGAAGGAAGCATTTATCCATATGGTTTTGCAAATACATCATCTGAACTAGATGATTCTATAGCAAAATTATATAATATCTTACCAAAACTTTTAGAACTGGCAGAAGTAGAAAAGTCAACTCAATTAATGTCTGATGAAATAGAAAAAACAAGAAGAAGGGTAAATGCTTTAGAATATATGACAATTCCTTCTTTAGAAGAAACTATTAGGTATATTAGAATGAAGCTTGATGAGAATGAAAGATCAAACTTAACTAGATTAATGAAAGTAAAAGATTTAATTAAAGACAGATAA
- a CDS encoding V-type ATP synthase subunit A, with amino-acid sequence MKTGRIIKVSGPLVVAEGMEHANIHDMVKVGENGLIGEIIEMREDRASIQVYEQTTGIGPGDPVISTGEPLSIELGPGLIESMFDGIQRPLEAFAERADSPFLKKGIAVNSLNREKLWTFNPVLEVGVEVEAGDVIGTVQETAVVLHKIMVPYGIKGIIKEIKSGDFRVTDTVCIVETEKGDKELTLMQKWPARKGRPVARKLKPEGPMVTGQRVIDTFFPVAKGGAAAVPGPFGAGKTVVQHQVAKWGDTEIVVYVGCGERGNEMTDVLNEFPELKDPKTGESLMKRTVLIANTSDMPVAAREASIYTGITIAEYFRDMGYSVSIMADSTSRWAEALREMSGRLEEMPGDEGYPAYLGSRLADYYERAGKAVCLGKEGRIGTITAIGAVSPPGGDISEPVSQATLRIVKVFWGLDAQLAYKRHFPSINWLNSYSLYEETVDNWMNKEVAEDWSALRKEAMALLQEESSLQEIVSLVGIDALSEKDRLKLEIAKSIREDYLQQNAFHEVDTYTSLNKQYKMLKLILFFRKEAEKALEAGVYINEILNLAELRDKIARSKYITEGELSKIDGIAAEVTATIDELIKEKGGVLNA; translated from the coding sequence TTGAAGACCGGAAGAATAATTAAGGTTTCAGGTCCTTTAGTAGTTGCTGAAGGAATGGAACATGCAAATATACACGATATGGTTAAGGTTGGAGAAAATGGTCTTATCGGGGAAATAATTGAAATGAGAGAAGATAGGGCTTCTATCCAAGTTTACGAACAAACTACTGGTATAGGACCAGGGGATCCAGTAATATCAACTGGAGAGCCTTTAAGTATTGAATTGGGACCAGGTCTTATTGAATCAATGTTTGATGGAATACAAAGACCATTAGAAGCTTTTGCAGAAAGAGCAGATTCGCCTTTCTTGAAAAAGGGGATAGCTGTTAATTCATTAAATAGAGAAAAATTATGGACATTTAATCCTGTTTTAGAAGTTGGTGTTGAAGTAGAAGCAGGAGATGTTATAGGTACTGTCCAAGAGACTGCGGTAGTTTTACATAAGATTATGGTTCCATATGGAATAAAAGGAATTATAAAAGAAATAAAATCAGGAGACTTCAGAGTAACAGACACTGTTTGTATAGTAGAAACAGAAAAAGGCGATAAAGAATTAACTTTAATGCAAAAGTGGCCTGCAAGAAAGGGAAGACCTGTTGCAAGAAAGTTAAAGCCAGAAGGACCAATGGTTACAGGACAAAGAGTAATAGATACCTTCTTCCCTGTAGCAAAGGGTGGAGCAGCTGCTGTACCAGGACCTTTTGGAGCTGGTAAAACGGTTGTTCAACACCAAGTAGCTAAATGGGGAGATACAGAAATAGTTGTTTATGTTGGCTGCGGTGAACGTGGTAACGAAATGACAGATGTTTTAAATGAATTCCCAGAACTAAAGGATCCTAAAACTGGCGAAAGCTTAATGAAGAGAACTGTACTTATAGCAAATACATCAGATATGCCGGTTGCAGCAAGAGAGGCATCAATTTATACAGGAATAACTATTGCTGAATACTTTAGAGATATGGGATACTCTGTTTCAATTATGGCAGATTCAACTTCAAGATGGGCAGAAGCTTTAAGAGAAATGTCAGGAAGACTTGAAGAAATGCCAGGGGACGAAGGTTATCCTGCTTATTTAGGCTCAAGATTAGCAGATTACTATGAAAGAGCTGGTAAGGCTGTATGTCTTGGTAAAGAGGGAAGAATTGGAACAATTACAGCCATTGGGGCTGTTTCACCTCCAGGAGGAGATATATCAGAACCAGTATCTCAAGCTACTTTAAGAATAGTTAAGGTTTTCTGGGGATTAGATGCACAGCTTGCATATAAGAGACATTTCCCATCAATTAACTGGTTAAATTCTTACTCTTTATATGAAGAAACAGTAGATAATTGGATGAACAAAGAAGTAGCAGAAGATTGGTCTGCTTTAAGAAAAGAAGCAATGGCTCTTCTTCAAGAAGAATCATCACTTCAAGAAATAGTAAGCTTAGTAGGTATAGATGCTTTATCAGAAAAAGATAGATTAAAATTGGAAATAGCCAAATCAATTAGAGAAGACTATCTTCAACAAAATGCATTCCATGAAGTAGATACATATACTTCACTTAATAAACAATATAAGATGCTAAAATTAATACTATTCTTTAGAAAAGAAGCAGAAAAGGCTTTAGAAGCAGGCGTATATATAAATGAAATTCTAAATTTAGCAGAATTAAGAGATAAAATAGCAAGAAGTAAATATATTACAGAAGGTGAACTAAGCAAGATAGATGGCATTGCAGCAGAAGTTACAGCTACAATAGATGAATTAATTAAAGAGAAGGGAGGGGTTCTAAATGCTTAA
- a CDS encoding V-type ATP synthase subunit B, whose amino-acid sequence MLKEYKTVKEVVGPLMIVEGVEGVKYDELVEVELQNGERRRGKVLEVNGSRAMVQLFEGSTGINLKGTKARFLGRPQDIGVSIDMLGRVFDGLGNPIDGGPNIIPEKRLDINGEPINPVSRNYPSEFIQTGVSAIDGLNTLVRGQKLPVFSGSGLPHAQLAAQIARQATVLNSDAQFAVVFAAIGITFEESQFFIDEFTRTGAIDNSVLFMNLASDPAIERISTPRMALTTAEYLAFEKGMHVLVIMTDMTNYAEALREVSAARKEVPGRRGYPGYLYTDLATLYERAGRIKGREGSITQIPILTMPEDDKTHPIPDLTGYITEGQIILSRELYKKGIMPPIDVLPSLSRLKDKGIGKGKTREDHADTMNQLFSAYAQGKQARELSAILGESALSDVDKLYAKFAEAFEEEYVNQGFNANRSIEETLELGWKLLKILPRTELKRIRDEYLDKYIPKGDDE is encoded by the coding sequence ATGCTTAAGGAGTACAAAACAGTTAAAGAAGTTGTTGGCCCTTTGATGATTGTTGAAGGCGTTGAAGGTGTTAAATATGATGAACTGGTAGAAGTTGAACTTCAAAATGGAGAAAGAAGAAGAGGAAAGGTTCTAGAAGTAAATGGTTCTAGAGCAATGGTACAATTATTTGAAGGTTCAACTGGAATTAACTTAAAAGGTACTAAGGCAAGATTCTTAGGAAGACCACAAGATATCGGAGTTTCAATAGATATGCTAGGAAGAGTCTTTGATGGTCTTGGTAATCCTATTGATGGAGGTCCAAATATAATACCTGAAAAAAGATTAGATATAAATGGAGAACCAATAAATCCCGTATCTAGAAATTATCCATCAGAATTTATTCAAACAGGTGTTTCTGCAATAGATGGTTTAAATACATTAGTTAGAGGACAAAAGCTGCCTGTATTCTCAGGCTCAGGACTTCCTCATGCTCAATTAGCAGCACAAATTGCAAGACAGGCAACAGTTTTAAATTCTGATGCACAATTTGCAGTTGTATTTGCTGCTATAGGTATAACCTTTGAAGAATCGCAATTCTTTATCGATGAATTTACAAGAACTGGTGCTATAGATAACTCAGTATTATTTATGAATTTAGCATCAGATCCAGCTATAGAGAGAATATCTACACCAAGAATGGCTTTAACAACAGCTGAATATTTAGCTTTTGAAAAAGGTATGCATGTATTAGTTATTATGACAGATATGACTAACTATGCAGAAGCTTTAAGAGAAGTATCAGCTGCTAGAAAAGAAGTTCCTGGTAGAAGAGGATATCCAGGATACTTATATACTGACTTAGCAACTTTATATGAAAGAGCTGGTAGAATTAAGGGAAGAGAAGGGTCAATTACTCAAATTCCAATATTAACAATGCCAGAAGATGATAAAACTCACCCAATCCCAGACTTAACTGGATATATTACAGAAGGACAAATAATACTTTCTAGAGAGTTGTATAAAAAAGGTATTATGCCTCCAATAGATGTATTACCTTCTTTATCAAGATTAAAGGATAAGGGAATTGGAAAAGGTAAAACTAGAGAAGATCATGCTGATACAATGAATCAATTATTTTCTGCTTATGCACAAGGTAAGCAGGCAAGGGAATTGTCAGCAATCTTAGGTGAGTCAGCTTTATCTGATGTTGATAAACTATATGCAAAATTTGCTGAAGCCTTTGAAGAAGAATATGTAAATCAAGGCTTTAATGCAAACAGAAGTATTGAAGAAACATTAGAATTAGGATGGAAATTATTAAAAATACTTCCAAGAACAGAACTTAAGAGAATTAGAGACGAGTATCTTGATAAGTATATACCAAAGGGAGATGATGAATAA
- a CDS encoding V-type ATP synthase subunit I encodes MAIVKMKKFTLLAFESDRKKIIRELHKLSNVQLINLQDEKIIDKSKEFKDLLTYDIDSEYAKYQEALSKAKSALEFLNVYMPKKPMIKALREGKLELTLDELENKVENSRWIESYNKIKAQEDKILKIDTEIKKLKSEIEALTPWEGLDVSFQEIKELTKVQCFIGTVDKNYEETLINELQASYVEVVSRKQNDVNVLIITNNENKDKTLEVLRTIGFSEFKTEYNDVPMKLILDSRHQIEELQAKKFFVKEELASYEEDQKILQLAYDYYANKVERALASNNFLRTKNVSTIQGWIADEDKDKLKKVCDEVLKENYYLEFEEVKEDEINDVPIKLKNGELVQAFESVTGMYSYPKYNEIDPTPLLTPFYLIFFGLMIADAGYGLLMLLGTAIALKFFKLEEGMKNFMKFFFYLSFPTIFVGAIYGSFFGDFIVLPTKIIDTNNDIMTIIVLSLTLGVIQILCGLGIKAYSLIKMGLIKEAFYDAISWIVTLVSIGGVAGAKLLNWPNFLGTFFMITMFAGMATIILTNGRDAKTKPGQIASGAYALYGISGYIGDLVSYTRLMALGLSGGSIAGAFNLLINTVPGIAGLLFGPLLFVLMHIFNLALSLLGAYVHTARLQYVEYFGKFYEGGGKPFKAFKSSEKYVKIRRN; translated from the coding sequence ATGGCAATAGTAAAGATGAAAAAATTTACTTTGCTTGCTTTTGAATCAGATAGAAAAAAGATAATAAGAGAATTACATAAGCTATCGAATGTTCAATTAATTAATCTACAAGATGAGAAAATAATTGATAAAAGTAAGGAATTTAAGGACTTATTAACATACGATATAGATTCAGAGTATGCAAAGTATCAGGAAGCTTTATCTAAAGCTAAATCAGCCTTAGAATTTCTAAATGTATATATGCCTAAAAAGCCTATGATAAAGGCTTTAAGGGAAGGAAAATTAGAACTAACATTAGATGAATTAGAAAATAAAGTTGAAAATTCTAGATGGATAGAAAGCTATAATAAAATTAAAGCTCAAGAAGATAAAATTTTAAAAATAGATACTGAAATAAAAAAGTTAAAAAGTGAAATTGAAGCTTTAACGCCTTGGGAAGGCCTAGATGTTTCTTTCCAAGAAATTAAAGAACTTACAAAAGTTCAGTGCTTTATAGGTACTGTTGATAAGAATTATGAAGAAACTTTAATTAATGAGCTGCAAGCTTCCTATGTGGAAGTTGTTTCAAGAAAACAAAATGATGTTAATGTTCTAATTATAACAAATAATGAAAACAAAGATAAAACACTAGAAGTTTTAAGGACAATTGGTTTTAGTGAATTTAAAACCGAATATAATGATGTTCCAATGAAGCTTATTTTAGATTCAAGACATCAAATAGAAGAGTTACAGGCAAAAAAATTTTTTGTTAAAGAAGAACTAGCTAGTTATGAAGAAGATCAAAAAATTCTACAATTAGCTTATGATTATTATGCAAATAAAGTTGAAAGAGCTTTAGCTTCAAATAATTTCTTAAGAACTAAAAACGTATCAACAATTCAAGGCTGGATTGCTGATGAAGATAAAGATAAACTTAAAAAAGTTTGCGATGAAGTTCTTAAAGAAAATTATTATTTAGAATTTGAAGAAGTTAAAGAAGATGAAATAAATGATGTTCCTATTAAGCTTAAAAATGGAGAATTAGTTCAAGCCTTTGAAAGTGTAACTGGTATGTATAGTTATCCTAAATATAACGAGATTGATCCTACACCGCTTCTAACACCATTTTACTTAATATTCTTTGGTTTAATGATTGCAGATGCAGGATATGGATTACTTATGCTTTTAGGTACTGCTATTGCTTTAAAGTTCTTTAAGCTTGAAGAAGGTATGAAAAACTTTATGAAGTTTTTCTTCTATTTAAGTTTTCCTACAATTTTTGTTGGAGCAATATATGGTTCCTTCTTTGGTGACTTTATAGTACTTCCAACCAAAATTATAGATACTAACAATGATATTATGACAATTATTGTATTGTCATTAACTTTAGGAGTTATACAGATTTTATGTGGTCTTGGAATAAAGGCTTATTCTTTAATTAAAATGGGATTAATTAAGGAAGCTTTTTATGATGCGATTTCCTGGATAGTAACTTTGGTTTCAATCGGGGGAGTAGCAGGAGCCAAGTTGTTAAATTGGCCAAACTTCTTAGGCACATTCTTTATGATAACTATGTTTGCTGGAATGGCAACAATAATATTAACTAATGGTAGAGATGCAAAGACAAAGCCTGGGCAAATTGCATCAGGAGCTTATGCATTATATGGAATATCAGGATATATTGGAGACTTAGTTTCCTACACAAGGCTTATGGCTTTAGGCTTATCAGGTGGCTCAATTGCTGGTGCTTTTAATCTATTAATAAATACAGTACCAGGTATAGCGGGATTACTATTTGGACCTTTATTATTTGTCCTTATGCATATATTTAATCTTGCATTATCATTACTTGGTGCTTATGTTCATACAGCAAGATTACAATACGTTGAATATTTTGGTAAGTTCTATGAAGGCGGAGGAAAGCCTTTTAAAGCCTTTAAAAGTTCAGAGAAGTATGTAAAAATAAGAAGAAATTAG
- the brnQ gene encoding branched-chain amino acid transport system II carrier protein, whose product MREKLTIKQNLLVGSLLFGLFFGAGNLIFPVQMGQLAGSNTLSATIGFLLTGVGLPMLGIIASAISKSESLYDMAKPVSSWYSTFFTCALYLTIGPLFAIPRTATVAFEVGIRPFISEEYIKIALLLFSLIFFALTLYYSLRPGRIIDWIGKYLNPIFLVLLSILLIAVFVNPMGEASSFAAQGNYISKPLFTGILDGYNTMDALASLAFAIVIVSNVKKLGIKNSNSIALETCKSGIVASVGMAIIYSSLAYLGVTSLGSVSSADNGGIILSMVSNHYFGIIGQVLLAGIVTAACLKTAIGLITSCSEMFSKLFSNSISYRSYAIIFTLFSFTIANFGLTNIIQLSIPVLMFLYPLAITLILLALLNPVIGKDKYIYSWTTGFTFIAAIFDLLQALPDNLKGNTIIKELIEFAHLYIPAFNYGFGWLLPAFLGFIIGVFSSRIILKKNKEYA is encoded by the coding sequence ATGAGAGAAAAATTAACAATTAAGCAAAATTTACTTGTAGGATCCTTACTATTTGGATTATTTTTTGGAGCAGGCAATTTAATTTTTCCAGTACAAATGGGGCAATTAGCTGGAAGTAATACTTTGTCAGCAACAATTGGATTTTTATTAACAGGGGTAGGACTGCCTATGTTAGGAATTATAGCTTCAGCAATATCGAAGAGTGAAAGTTTATATGATATGGCTAAACCTGTTAGTTCTTGGTATTCAACCTTTTTTACCTGTGCCTTATATTTAACAATTGGACCTTTATTTGCAATTCCTCGTACAGCTACTGTAGCTTTTGAAGTTGGAATTCGCCCTTTTATATCTGAAGAATATATAAAAATAGCATTATTATTATTTTCTTTGATATTTTTTGCATTAACTCTTTACTATTCCTTAAGACCAGGAAGAATTATAGATTGGATTGGTAAATATCTTAATCCAATATTTTTAGTATTATTATCAATTTTATTAATAGCTGTATTTGTTAATCCAATGGGAGAAGCAAGTTCTTTTGCGGCTCAAGGAAACTACATATCTAAGCCATTATTTACTGGTATATTAGATGGTTATAATACAATGGATGCTTTAGCTTCTTTAGCTTTTGCAATAGTTATAGTTTCAAATGTTAAAAAATTAGGTATAAAGAATTCTAATTCGATCGCTTTAGAAACTTGTAAATCAGGAATTGTTGCTAGTGTAGGAATGGCAATCATTTATTCTTCCTTAGCATATTTAGGAGTAACAAGTTTAGGTAGTGTTAGTAGTGCAGATAATGGTGGGATTATTTTGTCTATGGTTAGCAATCATTATTTTGGAATCATAGGTCAAGTATTACTAGCAGGAATTGTAACAGCTGCTTGTTTAAAAACTGCAATAGGTTTAATAACTTCATGTTCTGAAATGTTTAGTAAATTATTCTCTAATTCAATTTCTTATAGAAGCTATGCAATTATATTTACTTTATTTTCATTTACAATTGCTAATTTTGGATTAACTAATATAATTCAGTTATCTATACCTGTTTTAATGTTCCTTTATCCTTTAGCAATCACTTTAATATTATTAGCTTTATTAAATCCAGTAATAGGTAAAGATAAATATATTTATAGTTGGACAACTGGATTTACTTTTATTGCAGCTATTTTTGATTTATTACAAGCATTACCAGATAATTTAAAAGGAAACACAATTATAAAAGAACTTATAGAATTTGCTCATTTATATATTCCAGCTTTTAATTATGGATTTGGCTGGCTATTACCAGCATTTTTAGGCTTTATTATAGGGGTATTTAGTAGTAGAATAATATTGAAAAAGAATAAAGAATATGCTTAA
- a CDS encoding V-type ATP synthase subunit F encodes MDRKIAVVGDKDSILAFKAIGIDVFPVVEADEARRAVDNCAKNNYAVIFVTEQIAEKIEETISRYNDKILPAVILIPSNQGTLNIGLQRISDSVEKAVGVNIL; translated from the coding sequence ATGGATAGAAAGATTGCTGTTGTGGGGGATAAAGATTCAATTTTAGCATTTAAGGCAATAGGAATAGATGTATTCCCAGTAGTTGAAGCTGATGAAGCTAGAAGAGCAGTTGATAACTGTGCTAAAAACAATTACGCAGTAATTTTTGTAACAGAACAAATTGCAGAAAAAATTGAAGAAACAATTAGTCGTTACAATGATAAAATACTTCCAGCTGTAATATTAATTCCAAGTAATCAAGGTACCTTAAATATTGGACTACAAAGGATTAGTGATAGTGTGGAAAAAGCTGTTGGCGTTAATATTTTATAG
- a CDS encoding V-type ATP synthase subunit E, with amino-acid sequence MADISNITSKILRDAEERKEVILAEANEEKEAILSKKTAEARKLEKEMIKKAEAEAKRRKEKIISSATLKVRNDKLAAKQEVIKKVFEESVEILSSIKGDDFLRFIKNSILSLGEIGEQKLILNKDGLEQVDLTFIYDLNQALGEKGNIKLSTEAGSFKGGFILESNGIEINNTFEALVDSLRDELEYEVAKVLFN; translated from the coding sequence ATGGCAGATATTAGTAATATAACTTCAAAAATCCTTAGGGATGCTGAAGAAAGAAAGGAAGTCATATTAGCAGAAGCAAATGAAGAGAAAGAAGCTATTCTTTCTAAAAAAACTGCTGAAGCCAGAAAGCTGGAAAAGGAAATGATAAAAAAGGCAGAGGCGGAAGCTAAAAGAAGAAAAGAAAAAATTATTTCTTCTGCGACTCTTAAAGTTAGAAATGATAAATTAGCAGCAAAACAGGAAGTTATAAAAAAGGTTTTTGAAGAAAGTGTTGAAATATTATCCTCTATAAAGGGAGATGATTTTTTAAGATTTATTAAAAATTCAATTTTATCTCTTGGAGAAATAGGAGAGCAAAAACTTATATTAAATAAAGATGGATTAGAACAAGTTGATTTAACTTTTATATATGATTTAAATCAAGCTTTAGGGGAAAAAGGTAACATAAAACTAAGCACTGAAGCTGGAAGCTTTAAAGGTGGATTTATTTTAGAAAGTAATGGTATAGAGATAAATAATACTTTTGAGGCCTTAGTAGATTCATTAAGAGATGAATTGGAGTATGAAGTGGCGAAAGTATTATTTAATTAA
- a CDS encoding V-type ATP synthase subunit K: protein MEMTWLQYLLENNGGIFLAAIGIALAVGLAGIGSAKGVGTVGEAATGLVVEEPEKFGKALVLQLIPGTQGLYGFVIGFMIFTKLTADMGVAQGLYLMIAGLVMGLSGLWSGIAQGRVAASGIQILAKNEEHNTKGIILSAMVETYALLGFVISFMLVTKTF from the coding sequence ATGGAAATGACATGGTTACAATATTTATTAGAAAATAATGGAGGAATATTTTTAGCAGCAATAGGAATTGCTTTAGCTGTTGGTTTAGCAGGTATAGGTTCTGCTAAGGGTGTTGGTACTGTTGGTGAGGCTGCGACTGGTTTAGTTGTAGAAGAGCCAGAAAAGTTTGGTAAAGCATTAGTTCTTCAATTAATTCCAGGTACTCAAGGTTTATATGGTTTCGTTATTGGATTTATGATATTTACTAAACTTACTGCAGATATGGGAGTTGCCCAAGGTTTATATTTAATGATTGCAGGTTTAGTAATGGGACTTTCAGGACTTTGGTCAGGTATTGCTCAAGGTAGAGTTGCTGCATCAGGTATTCAAATATTGGCTAAAAATGAAGAACATAATACAAAAGGTATTATTTTATCAGCAATGGTAGAAACATATGCATTATTAGGTTTCGTTATTTCATTCATGTTAGTAACAAAAACATTCTAG
- a CDS encoding ATPase — translation MALEAISKLKKAEAEAEEIIQKAMNASKEIINNAKAEAETTYNKIINDANSKKIEILKKAEDEGNSIAEPLLKKGEEEVVEIKNISEEKRKDAINLIVERIVKSWQ, via the coding sequence TTGGCATTAGAAGCAATAAGCAAACTTAAAAAAGCAGAAGCAGAAGCAGAAGAAATTATTCAAAAAGCAATGAATGCTTCAAAAGAAATAATTAATAATGCAAAAGCAGAAGCAGAAACAACATATAATAAAATCATTAATGATGCAAATTCTAAGAAAATAGAAATTCTAAAAAAAGCTGAGGATGAAGGCAATTCAATAGCTGAACCTTTACTTAAAAAAGGTGAGGAAGAGGTAGTTGAAATTAAAAATATTTCTGAGGAAAAAAGAAAAGACGCTATTAATTTAATTGTTGAGAGGATAGTGAAGTCATGGCAATAG